Proteins encoded by one window of Methylovirgula ligni:
- a CDS encoding calcium-binding protein: protein MTVRLPKSPGIPSKTSASGRSVIWRIILPESRSLTEQVRMRLGRIFASIVFFAPLGGPTLAAPVAHTVDGTLDLAQMEAAAAAAFERLNKDSDTTLDYSEAKGRLSKDAFLAADPDADKTLSKQEYVEMAEKLFNAADTNNDGVLDAKELRSHAGQALLRLLQ from the coding sequence TTGACTGTTCGCCTGCCAAAATCTCCCGGAATCCCTTCAAAAACATCCGCTTCAGGGCGCTCCGTGATTTGGAGGATAATCCTCCCGGAAAGCCGCTCGCTGACGGAGCAAGTACGGATGCGCCTGGGAAGAATATTCGCGTCGATAGTCTTCTTCGCGCCGCTCGGCGGTCCGACGCTGGCCGCCCCCGTTGCCCATACTGTGGACGGGACGCTCGATCTCGCCCAGATGGAAGCCGCGGCCGCGGCGGCCTTCGAGAGGCTCAACAAAGATAGCGACACGACACTTGATTATAGCGAAGCCAAGGGGCGGCTGAGCAAGGATGCATTTCTCGCCGCCGATCCGGATGCCGACAAAACGCTGAGCAAACAAGAATATGTCGAGATGGCAGAAAAGCTGTTCAATGCCGCCGACACCAATAATGACGGCGTGCTCGACGCCAAAGAACTCCGAAGCCATGCCGGACAGGCCTTGCTGCGACTGCTTCAATAG
- a CDS encoding iron-sulfur cluster assembly protein, whose product MDSASLDTETEGLPASETLHPLAETVIAALRTVHDPEIPLNIYDLGLIYRIAGKGPDIEIDMTLTAPGCPVASEIVRSVEEAVRAAPGVRTVAVKLVFDPPWDQSKMSDEAKLHLGLL is encoded by the coding sequence ATGGACTCCGCGTCTCTCGACACCGAAACCGAAGGGCTGCCGGCGTCCGAAACGTTGCATCCTTTGGCGGAGACGGTGATCGCAGCCTTGCGGACCGTGCACGATCCGGAAATTCCGCTCAACATTTACGATCTCGGGCTCATTTACCGTATCGCAGGAAAGGGACCGGACATCGAGATCGATATGACTTTGACAGCACCGGGATGCCCGGTCGCGAGCGAGATTGTGCGTTCTGTCGAGGAAGCCGTCCGCGCCGCACCCGGCGTCCGCACGGTTGCGGTCAAACTGGTCTTCGATCCACCCTGGGACCAATCGAAAATGTCGGACGAGGCCAAGCTTCATCTCGGCCTTCTTTAG
- a CDS encoding cysteine desulfurase — protein MSASITAPRVDCPAQFDVAALRAEFPILSRQVNGKPLVYLDNGASAQKPRVVLDAINDAYASTYANVHRGAHFLSAESTALYEAARESVRRFLNAASVDEIIFTKGGTDSINLVADSLGAEIVPGDEIIITEMEHHANIVPWHFLRERKGAVLRWARLTDDDRLDLESFAKLLTPRTRIVAVTHMSNVLGTVTPLREIIHLAHAAGAKILIDGCQGSVHAPVDVQVLDCDFYASTGHKLYGPTGVGFLYGKLALLNSMRPYQGGGDMIDIVTEDNVTYAPSPHRFEAGTPPIVQAIGLGVALDWLSGLDRAAIATHETDLLAHATEEMNRIDKVQILGRAPDKGAILTFNIAGAHAHDVATLLDQAGVAVRAGTHCAQPLMKRYGVTSSCRASFALYNTHHEVEALVTAIRKALELLA, from the coding sequence ATGTCGGCTAGCATCACGGCGCCACGCGTGGATTGTCCGGCGCAATTCGACGTCGCAGCGTTGCGCGCGGAATTCCCGATCCTCTCACGCCAGGTGAACGGCAAGCCGCTCGTCTATCTCGATAACGGGGCCTCCGCACAGAAGCCGCGCGTCGTTCTGGACGCGATCAACGACGCCTATGCCTCGACCTATGCCAATGTCCATCGCGGCGCCCATTTCCTCTCGGCGGAATCGACCGCGCTTTACGAAGCGGCGCGCGAGTCTGTGCGGCGCTTCCTCAATGCTGCCTCAGTGGACGAAATCATCTTCACCAAGGGCGGCACGGACTCGATCAATCTCGTCGCGGACAGCCTCGGCGCCGAGATCGTGCCGGGCGACGAAATCATCATCACCGAGATGGAGCACCACGCCAACATCGTCCCGTGGCACTTCCTGCGCGAGCGCAAGGGTGCCGTGTTGCGCTGGGCCCGGCTGACAGATGACGATCGCCTCGATCTCGAAAGCTTTGCCAAGCTACTGACGCCGCGGACCCGGATCGTCGCGGTGACGCATATGTCGAACGTTCTCGGCACCGTAACGCCGCTCCGCGAGATCATTCACCTCGCTCATGCGGCGGGCGCCAAGATTCTGATCGACGGCTGCCAAGGCTCGGTGCATGCGCCAGTCGACGTGCAAGTGCTCGATTGCGATTTCTACGCCAGTACTGGTCACAAGCTCTATGGTCCGACCGGTGTCGGCTTTCTTTACGGCAAGCTCGCGCTTCTCAATTCGATGCGGCCCTACCAGGGCGGCGGCGACATGATCGACATCGTCACCGAAGACAATGTGACCTATGCGCCGTCGCCGCATCGGTTCGAAGCCGGTACGCCGCCGATCGTCCAGGCGATCGGGCTCGGCGTCGCACTCGACTGGTTGTCCGGGCTTGATCGCGCGGCGATCGCGACACATGAGACAGATCTGCTGGCGCATGCGACCGAGGAAATGAACCGCATCGACAAAGTGCAGATTCTCGGCCGCGCCCCTGACAAAGGCGCGATCCTCACCTTCAATATCGCCGGCGCCCACGCGCACGACGTCGCGACACTGCTCGATCAAGCGGGCGTGGCAGTGCGGGCTGGAACCCATTGCGCGCAACCGCTGATGAAGCGCTACGGCGTCACCTCCTCCTGCCGCGCCTCCTTCGCGCTTTACAATACGCATCATGAGGTGGAGGCGCTCGTCACGGCGATCCGTAAAGCGCTGGAGCTCCTCGCGTAA
- the sufD gene encoding Fe-S cluster assembly protein SufD, whose translation MSDIVSLRNLLSGAAKFDSGKQGLGALRNQARAEFVAHGLPTRRLETWKYSDLSQALNETTRPAEAPRDALTIPGAAQARFENGVLDANSDFHRIGALSLMPVLAGAAPDLAAQIGTVNPLKDHPIVNLNTAVMSDGLVLNVGKGVSGPLHVSFIWRPEEGMRAPEGGHLRLFIQIEKDTEFTLIETHDGASSLATIVSEFRLANGARLNHLRIDRLGPAARQSAVTLAEIGAAASYRAFYLSEGGHFARHEAQLKLIGEEARANIDGAYLVGNGRHCDNTTVMTHAAPNTSSRQSFRGVLAGRSRGVFQGCVQVAQEAQRTDAYQMSRALLLSREAEIATKPELEIFADDVKCSHGATAGELDAAALFFLRARGIPEAEARALLVRAFLFEAFDAIESADLRDLVSSCSDTWLEHHAKEVNHVG comes from the coding sequence ATGAGCGATATCGTTTCACTCAGGAACCTGCTCTCCGGCGCAGCCAAATTCGATAGCGGCAAGCAGGGGCTCGGCGCTTTGCGCAACCAGGCCCGCGCCGAATTCGTCGCTCACGGCCTGCCGACCCGGCGGCTCGAAACCTGGAAATATTCTGACCTGTCTCAGGCCCTGAATGAGACGACACGGCCGGCGGAAGCGCCGCGCGACGCCCTCACCATTCCCGGCGCGGCGCAGGCGCGCTTCGAGAACGGTGTGCTTGACGCCAATTCTGACTTCCACCGGATCGGCGCATTGTCGCTCATGCCCGTGCTCGCCGGGGCAGCCCCGGATCTCGCCGCGCAAATCGGGACTGTCAATCCGCTCAAGGATCACCCGATCGTCAATCTCAATACGGCGGTCATGAGCGACGGCCTGGTGCTCAACGTCGGCAAGGGCGTTTCCGGCCCGCTGCACGTCAGTTTCATCTGGCGGCCTGAAGAGGGCATGCGCGCTCCCGAAGGCGGCCATCTGCGTCTTTTCATCCAAATTGAGAAGGACACCGAATTCACGCTGATCGAGACGCACGACGGCGCCTCATCACTCGCGACAATCGTCAGCGAGTTTCGGCTCGCAAACGGCGCCCGGCTCAACCATCTGCGGATTGACCGGCTCGGCCCGGCCGCGCGCCAATCGGCGGTCACGCTCGCCGAAATTGGCGCTGCGGCGTCCTACCGCGCCTTCTATCTCTCAGAAGGCGGCCATTTCGCGCGCCACGAGGCGCAGTTGAAGCTCATCGGCGAGGAGGCGCGGGCAAATATTGACGGCGCCTATCTCGTCGGCAACGGCCGCCATTGCGACAATACAACAGTCATGACCCATGCTGCGCCGAACACATCGAGCCGGCAGAGCTTTCGTGGCGTGCTGGCAGGGCGCTCCCGCGGCGTTTTCCAGGGCTGTGTGCAGGTCGCGCAGGAAGCGCAGCGTACGGACGCCTATCAGATGAGCCGCGCCCTACTTTTGTCGCGCGAGGCGGAAATCGCGACCAAGCCCGAGCTTGAGATTTTCGCCGACGATGTGAAGTGCAGCCACGGCGCGACGGCGGGCGAACTCGATGCGGCGGCGCTGTTCTTCCTGCGGGCCCGCGGTATTCCGGAGGCCGAGGCACGCGCCCTGCTCGTGCGGGCCTTCTTGTTCGAAGCATTCGACGCCATCGAGAGCGCCGATTTGCGCGACCTCGTCTCCAGCTGCTCCGACACATGGCTGGAGCACCATGCAAAAGAGGTCAACCATGTCGGCTAG
- the sufC gene encoding Fe-S cluster assembly ATPase SufC, with product MLEIKDLYANINGKDILKGVTLNIPAGEVHALMGPNGAGKSTTSYTLAGREGYNVTSGSVTLDNEDILPLSPEERAAKGIFLAFQYPLEIPGVSTLNFLKTALNAQRQTRGEPELDAVQFLKLVRETAKKLNVTEEMLKRPLNVGFSGGEKKRNEILQMALLKPKLAILDETDSGLDIDALKLVAEGVNALRAPDRSFLVITHYQRLLDFIVPDRVHIFANGRIVRSGDKTLAHQLEAEGYEGLIGKAA from the coding sequence ATGCTCGAGATCAAGGATCTCTACGCCAATATCAATGGCAAGGACATTCTGAAGGGTGTCACGCTCAACATTCCAGCCGGCGAAGTGCACGCCCTCATGGGGCCGAATGGCGCCGGCAAATCGACGACGTCTTATACGCTTGCCGGGCGCGAGGGCTATAATGTCACGAGCGGCTCTGTCACGCTCGACAACGAAGATATTCTGCCGCTCTCGCCGGAAGAGCGCGCGGCGAAGGGCATTTTCCTCGCCTTTCAATATCCGTTGGAGATTCCCGGCGTCTCCACGCTGAACTTCCTCAAGACGGCGCTGAACGCGCAGCGCCAGACGCGCGGCGAGCCGGAACTCGACGCCGTGCAATTCCTGAAGCTCGTGCGCGAAACGGCCAAGAAGCTCAATGTCACGGAAGAGATGCTGAAACGCCCGCTCAACGTCGGCTTTTCCGGCGGCGAGAAGAAGCGCAACGAGATTTTGCAGATGGCGCTGCTGAAGCCGAAGCTTGCCATCCTGGACGAAACCGATTCCGGTCTCGACATCGACGCCTTGAAGCTTGTCGCCGAGGGCGTCAACGCTTTGCGCGCGCCGGATCGCAGCTTCCTCGTCATCACGCACTATCAGCGGCTACTGGATTTCATTGTTCCGGACCGCGTGCATATCTTCGCCAACGGGCGAATCGTGCGCTCCGGCGACAAGACGCTCGCGCATCAGCTCGAGGCCGAAGGCTATGAGGGCCTGATCGGTAAAGCCGCGTGA
- the sufB gene encoding Fe-S cluster assembly protein SufB, with the protein MTQEVETLQELADQKYKYGFVSDIASEFAPKGLNEDIVRFISAKKNEPEWMLEWRLDAYRRWIKMEEPAWARVNYPKIDFQDFYYYAAPKGDGEKPKSLDEIDPELLRTYEKLGIPLSEQKMLSGVAVDAVFDSVSVATTFKATLEEAGVIFCPISEALQKHPELVRKYLGSVVPPTDNYYATLNCAVFSDGSFVYVPEGVRCPMELSTYFRINASKTGQFERTLIIVDKGAYVSYLEGCTAPQRDENQLHAAVVELVALEGAEIKYSTVQNWYPGDENGKGGIYNFVTKRGDCRGANSKISWTQVETGSAVTWKYPSCILRGENSVGEFYSIAITNNYQQADTGTKMIHLGKNTKSRIVSKGISAGYAQNTYRGLVSVNSKADGARNFTQCDSLLIGAKCGAHTVPYIVSRNPTAILEHEATTSKISDDQLFYCLSRGIPAEQAVALIVNGFCREVLQQLPMEFAVEAQKLVGISLEGSVG; encoded by the coding sequence ATGACCCAGGAGGTGGAAACCCTACAAGAACTCGCCGATCAAAAATATAAATACGGATTTGTTTCCGATATCGCGAGCGAGTTCGCTCCAAAGGGCCTGAACGAGGACATCGTTCGCTTCATCTCGGCCAAGAAGAACGAGCCGGAATGGATGCTGGAATGGCGGCTGGACGCCTATCGGCGCTGGATCAAGATGGAAGAGCCGGCTTGGGCCCGCGTGAACTACCCGAAGATCGACTTTCAGGACTTTTATTACTACGCCGCGCCGAAAGGCGATGGCGAGAAGCCGAAGAGCCTCGACGAGATCGACCCGGAGCTTTTGCGGACCTATGAGAAGCTCGGTATCCCGCTCTCGGAACAGAAAATGCTCTCCGGCGTCGCGGTCGATGCGGTGTTCGACTCGGTCTCGGTCGCGACGACCTTCAAGGCGACGCTCGAAGAAGCCGGCGTGATTTTTTGCCCGATCTCGGAGGCTTTGCAGAAGCATCCGGAACTCGTACGCAAATATCTCGGCTCGGTCGTGCCACCGACCGATAATTATTATGCGACGTTGAATTGCGCGGTCTTCTCAGACGGCTCCTTCGTCTATGTGCCCGAGGGCGTGCGCTGTCCGATGGAGCTCTCGACCTATTTCCGCATCAACGCATCGAAGACGGGCCAGTTCGAACGTACTTTGATTATCGTCGACAAAGGCGCCTATGTCTCCTATCTCGAAGGCTGCACCGCGCCGCAGCGCGACGAGAACCAGTTGCATGCCGCAGTTGTCGAGCTTGTCGCACTCGAAGGGGCGGAGATAAAATATTCGACCGTCCAGAACTGGTATCCCGGCGACGAGAACGGCAAAGGCGGCATTTATAATTTCGTGACCAAGCGCGGCGATTGCCGTGGCGCCAATTCCAAGATTTCCTGGACGCAGGTCGAGACGGGTTCAGCCGTCACCTGGAAATATCCGTCCTGCATCCTGCGCGGCGAGAATTCGGTCGGCGAATTCTATTCGATTGCTATCACCAACAATTACCAGCAGGCCGATACCGGCACGAAGATGATTCATCTTGGCAAGAATACCAAGAGCCGCATCGTCTCGAAGGGCATATCGGCCGGCTATGCGCAGAACACCTATCGCGGGTTGGTCAGCGTCAATTCGAAGGCGGATGGCGCGCGCAACTTCACCCAATGCGACTCTCTGCTCATCGGCGCGAAGTGCGGCGCCCATACGGTTCCTTACATCGTCTCGCGCAATCCGACCGCCATCCTCGAACACGAGGCGACAACCTCGAAGATCAGCGACGATCAGCTCTTCTATTGTCTTTCGCGAGGCATCCCCGCCGAACAGGCGGTGGCGCTCATCGTCAATGGCTTCTGCCGCGAGGTCTTGCAACAATTGCCGATGGAATTCGCCGTCGAGGCGCAGAAGCTGGTCGGCATCAGTCTCGAAGGGAGCGTCGGATAA
- a CDS encoding xanthine dehydrogenase, with protein MSTSEKTGRGQPFHPIALILGTNEIASAIAAYLHHRGYGVVLSHDPIPPVIRRKMAFHDALFDEIIDIDGVGAVRADSGLEVQAGLARRNGVIITELGILDLMILRTLNILIDARMQKYQVTPDLRRLAHVTIGLGPGFTAENNCDIAIETRPGKAGRIIRSGATDAPDGAPDLLGTRGAERFVRSAFAGRWHSPLEIGTRIFKDFVVGHLGGDPIRAPFDGILRGVVRDGTEVPADVKLLEIDPRGRNAKFTGIDSRGHAIAKAVCNALSHIESGTEPPTSKRGRRLYLVR; from the coding sequence TTGAGCACTTCAGAAAAGACCGGCAGGGGCCAGCCCTTTCACCCCATCGCTTTGATTCTCGGCACCAACGAGATCGCCTCGGCGATCGCGGCCTATCTGCATCATCGCGGCTATGGCGTCGTCCTGTCTCACGATCCGATCCCGCCCGTCATTCGCCGCAAAATGGCTTTCCACGACGCACTGTTCGACGAGATTATCGACATCGATGGCGTCGGCGCCGTCCGCGCCGATAGCGGATTGGAAGTCCAGGCGGGGCTCGCGCGCAGGAATGGCGTCATCATCACCGAGCTTGGAATTCTCGATCTGATGATCCTGCGCACGCTCAATATTCTGATTGATGCGCGGATGCAGAAGTATCAAGTGACGCCAGATTTGCGGCGCCTTGCGCACGTAACCATAGGGCTTGGGCCCGGTTTCACGGCGGAGAACAATTGCGATATCGCAATTGAAACACGACCGGGGAAAGCCGGACGCATCATTCGCAGCGGCGCGACCGACGCGCCGGATGGCGCGCCGGACTTGCTCGGCACGCGCGGTGCGGAACGCTTCGTACGATCGGCCTTCGCCGGACGCTGGCATTCGCCCCTCGAAATCGGCACGCGGATTTTCAAGGACTTCGTCGTCGGCCATTTAGGCGGCGATCCGATACGGGCGCCTTTTGACGGCATTCTGCGCGGCGTCGTTCGCGACGGAACCGAAGTCCCCGCAGATGTAAAGCTGCTGGAGATCGATCCGCGCGGCCGCAACGCCAAATTCACCGGCATCGACAGCCGTGGTCATGCGATTGCAAAAGCCGTCTGCAATGCCCTCAGCCACATTGAAAGCGGGACTGAGCCGCCGACGAGCAAGCGCGGACGCAGACTCTACCTCGTTCGCTGA
- a CDS encoding rhodanese-like domain-containing protein translates to MSTRVPFQHIDAANAETLISSGNIIILDVREADSFERGHIDGAKNATIANLFNILDGVARDRSILVYCYHGYASQEFGQLLSDFCYTNVYSLNGGYEAWINRADTLAG, encoded by the coding sequence GTGAGCACGCGCGTCCCCTTCCAACATATCGATGCTGCCAACGCGGAGACGTTGATCAGCAGCGGCAACATCATCATCCTCGATGTCCGCGAGGCCGATTCATTCGAGCGCGGCCATATCGACGGAGCGAAGAACGCCACCATCGCAAATCTGTTCAACATCCTCGATGGCGTGGCGAGGGACAGGTCCATTCTGGTCTATTGCTATCATGGCTATGCCAGCCAGGAGTTCGGTCAGCTCCTCTCGGATTTTTGCTATACGAACGTCTACAGCCTCAACGGCGGCTACGAGGCCTGGATCAATCGCGCCGACACTCTTGCCGGTTAG
- a CDS encoding ArsC/Spx/MgsR family protein, with amino-acid sequence MAKIVFFQKPGCGTNARQKLALEQAGHSVEARDLLHEGWTAERLRGFFGSLPIAAWFNPAAPKIKSGEIDPARLEATAALGLLVAEPLLIRRPLIETDGKRCAGFDNDVVAELLGSEGGRVGDDCSRPNQTPCPDPAAAAGPGA; translated from the coding sequence ATGGCAAAGATCGTCTTTTTCCAAAAGCCCGGCTGCGGGACCAATGCCCGTCAGAAGCTCGCGCTTGAACAGGCCGGCCATTCGGTCGAGGCACGCGACCTGCTGCACGAGGGCTGGACCGCCGAACGGTTGCGCGGCTTTTTCGGGAGTCTTCCCATCGCCGCCTGGTTCAACCCGGCCGCGCCGAAAATCAAATCCGGCGAAATCGATCCCGCCCGGCTCGAGGCGACGGCGGCGCTTGGCTTGCTGGTCGCCGAGCCGCTGCTCATCCGACGCCCGCTGATCGAAACGGACGGCAAGCGTTGCGCCGGCTTTGACAATGATGTCGTCGCCGAGTTGCTCGGAAGCGAAGGCGGCCGCGTCGGAGACGATTGCTCGCGCCCGAATCAGACGCCCTGCCCCGACCCCGCGGCGGCAGCCGGCCCAGGCGCCTGA
- a CDS encoding response regulator, protein MQIGVETSKAVDQRRVFVIDQDEIVRAALQFMLHDEIETHELASPEEAYTKGVGWLAPHLVLLGVGFVKERGATLIPEIAAKFPGVRILITCDKSQEATAVEALKAGAHGAVVKPLTLEAVRKKVDTVLGRGGAAPLIQLGTL, encoded by the coding sequence ATGCAGATAGGTGTTGAGACATCCAAGGCCGTCGATCAGCGACGGGTGTTCGTCATAGATCAGGATGAAATCGTCCGCGCCGCGCTGCAATTCATGTTGCACGATGAAATCGAGACGCATGAACTGGCGAGCCCCGAGGAGGCTTATACAAAAGGTGTCGGCTGGCTGGCCCCGCACCTTGTTCTGCTCGGCGTTGGCTTCGTCAAAGAACGCGGCGCTACGCTGATCCCGGAGATTGCCGCAAAATTTCCCGGTGTGCGGATTCTCATCACTTGCGACAAAAGCCAGGAAGCCACAGCGGTCGAGGCTCTCAAGGCGGGTGCACACGGCGCCGTCGTCAAGCCGCTAACGCTCGAAGCTGTCCGCAAGAAGGTCGACACGGTTCTCGGACGTGGCGGCGCGGCGCCGCTGATCCAGCTCGGAACTTTGTGA
- the nifH gene encoding nitrogenase iron protein: protein MSALRQIAFYGKGGIGKSTTSQNTLAALAELGHKILIVGCDPKADSTRLILHAKAQDTILSLAAAAGSVEDLEIEEVMKVGYRDIRCVESGGPEPGVGCAGRGVITSINFLEENGAYEGIDYVSYDVLGDVVCGGFAMPIRENKAQEIYIVMSGEMMAMYAANNISKGILKYANSGGVRLGGLVCNERQTDKELELAESLAAKLGTQLIYFVPRDNIVQHAELRRMTVLEYAPESQQAQHYRNLANKVHANRGNGIIPTPITMDELEDMLMEHGIMKHVDESEVGKTAAELAAV, encoded by the coding sequence ATGTCGGCACTTCGACAAATCGCGTTTTACGGTAAAGGCGGCATCGGCAAGTCCACGACCTCCCAGAACACGCTCGCGGCTCTCGCCGAGCTTGGGCACAAGATTCTGATCGTCGGCTGCGATCCCAAGGCGGATTCGACCCGTCTTATCCTGCACGCCAAGGCGCAGGATACCATCCTGAGCCTGGCCGCTGCCGCTGGCAGCGTCGAGGACCTCGAAATCGAAGAGGTCATGAAAGTCGGCTACCGCGACATTCGTTGCGTCGAGTCGGGCGGCCCGGAGCCGGGCGTCGGCTGCGCCGGCCGCGGCGTTATCACCTCCATCAATTTCCTCGAGGAGAACGGCGCCTACGAGGGCATTGATTATGTTTCCTACGACGTTCTTGGCGACGTTGTCTGCGGCGGCTTCGCGATGCCAATTCGCGAAAACAAGGCGCAGGAAATCTACATCGTCATGTCGGGTGAGATGATGGCCATGTATGCGGCCAACAACATCTCCAAGGGGATTCTGAAATACGCTAATTCCGGCGGCGTGCGCCTGGGCGGGCTGGTCTGCAACGAGCGCCAGACCGACAAGGAGCTTGAGCTGGCGGAGAGCCTGGCCGCGAAGCTTGGCACGCAGCTCATCTACTTCGTGCCGCGCGATAACATCGTTCAGCACGCGGAACTGCGCCGCATGACGGTGCTGGAATATGCGCCTGAATCTCAGCAGGCCCAGCATTACCGCAACCTTGCCAACAAGGTCCACGCGAATCGCGGCAATGGCATCATCCCGACTCCGATCACGATGGATGAACTTGAAGACATGCTCATGGAGCACGGCATCATGAAGCACGTCGACGAGAGCGAAGTCGGCAAGACTGCCGCGGAACTTGCGGCCGTCTAA